In the Oncorhynchus keta strain PuntledgeMale-10-30-2019 chromosome 14, Oket_V2, whole genome shotgun sequence genome, one interval contains:
- the LOC118393151 gene encoding apical junction component 1 homolog, whose amino-acid sequence MTRTDPPDILVSTLYRDIKLNPITGHSISLSPFQQCDSQMIDKLERHTETINKRHCRSFDYLESLDDPQPFSASMEYPYKRTEHQRVHKEVTWNGLDHPGHLRFSSPDLFNTRLPPPQHANPDKTSQATRSDSKKRTRSKSAPRVKTTLTPVPMSVSPPVTRRGRGVPQAVPDPPLRTSEPHRDSYSSNQAFSNEVHPIKLQPHSPLYVSDCFSEESKQDEPAITPHVRCRVDIKPDASVLQHTSRRSQSMRTEHPWQRYSYFSQSRGLSVPRQVRTPTPNECYSGDYRQTYQYTTCGPPSYIQPVDMRRVPSTIMPREYLSREQRTLSNPNIPTKFFYTEDPTRYPVHPSARAYYQDDNSSLTSQGSTLNGQYVHDPRTRWVHTLPVRSYYTEQHMSSKDPVQAVYTRPYSTSEAGPYFSQTQQARAYYGEEPRGYPCQSNGSRMLYSKPYNPPAEQYIPYRAYHTEGRRRTQMSQAYADDWYCSSISGYSNQSSQLTPQRVRQEPVMSPWFENSYVEPTRLGAEVRKHSKSWDNILYPRHDREQAVPCGRSYDNLLYQGRHALFPNDTPKPVILNLSSSPRRYAALSLSENSLEKGPNNPGRNTKAGLWFVTPEITITDNDIRARNHKLQDVRSATWDALDCEKVPTLNVLRHQEQPSESAELTKDRQHKDYSLQQSLEQLDELLADLVTDYKPSTSRRPSQDLMDQLKQLISEDDEKGKLISSGLESLGGLESLGTLSSPIASTKTSPDTIKDPDSGCDGLQSIQRSTEEISPDHSTDDDDTMMCANKKCKRTETLFNACLYFKSCHSCYTFYCSRNCRRDDWDSHKENCLYGRISSVCRHMLKYCRENSEIHKAFSRIAKAGYLSRGRGILFLGFANPGTADNFLKVGLESLVMSPTYLSLRELDSFKDNLGDYCKDLQQAGNEYDPNECFLLNVSIAVGELVPNRPSPRVQTPTVRKYAKISLASSSPDKKVFKKESDMETLILTPPPGTPDIDKEGKEGMKAREICFINIQRKLRTRGVFLRHEYPKIYRQLCEFVESNKRFTPTTIYPIDKRTGKQFMCMIMAASEPRKLDWVGTPHLLDDII is encoded by the coding sequence ATGACACGCACAGATCCCCCTGATATACTGGTATCTACTCTGTATCGGGACATCAAACTAAATCCCATCACTGGGCACTCCATTTCGCTCAGCCCCTTCCAACAATGTGACTCGCAAATGATTGACAAACTGGAGCGACACACGGAAACCATTAACAAAAGACACTGCCGTAGCTTTGACTACCTTGAGTCATTGGACGACCCACAGCCCTTTTCTGCCTCAATGGAGTATCCTTACAAGAGGACTGAGCATCAGAGGGTGCATAAAGAGGTGACCTGGAATGGCCTGGATCATCCAGGACACCTCCGTTTCTCGTCCCCTGATCTGTTCAACACTAGACTACCCCCACCACAGCATGCCAACCCAGACAAAACCAGTCAGGCCACGAGGTCAGATTCAAAGAAAAGGACAAGATCAAAAAGTGCTCCCAGAGTCAAGACCACCCTTACCCCTGTGCCCATGTCAGTCTCTCCACCGGTAACCAGGAGAGGACGAGGTGTCCCACAGGCTGTACCAGACCCTCCTCTAAGGACATCTGAACCACACCGGGACTCTTACTCCTCTAACCAGGCTTTTTCAAACGAGGTACACCCTATAAAACTGCAACCACACTCTCCCCTCTACGTCTCAGACTGTTTCTCTGAGGAGAGTAAACAGGATGAGCCAGCCATCACTCCTCATGTCAGGTGTCGTGTGGATATCAAGCCAGATGCATCGGTCCTGCAGCACACATCCAGGAGGTCTCAGAGCATGAGGACTGAACATCCCTGGCAGAGATACTCCTACTTCAGTCAGAGCAGAGGTCTGTCTGTGCCACGGCAGGTACGGACACCCACACCAAACGAATGTTACAGTGGCGATTATAGACAAACATATCAGTACACTACCTGCGGGCCCCCCAGCTACATCCAGCCAGTAGACATGCGAAGGGTGCCCTCCACTATAATGCCAAGGGAATACTTGTCAAGGGAGCAGAGGACTCTTTCAAACCCCAATATACCCACTAAATTCTTCTACACTGAGGATCCGACCAGATACCCTGTCCACCCCTCTGCTAGAGCGTACTATCAGGATGATAATTCCAGCCTCACCAGCCAAGGCAGTACTCTTAATGGTCAGTATGTGCATGATCCACGGACTCGCTGGGTTCACACTCTCCCAGTCCGGTCATATTACACAGAGCAACACATGTCCAGCAAAGACCCTGTGCAGGCTGTCTATACCAGACCTTACTCCACAAGCGAGGCAGGGCCATACTTTTCTCAAACACAACAGGCAAGAGCGTACTATGGGGAAGAACCCAGGGGCTATCCCTGTCAGTCTAATGGCTCCAGGATGTTATACAGCAAGCCGTACAACCCCCCAGCAGAACAGTATATTCCTTACAGGGCATATCACACGGAGGGCCGTCGACGTACACAAATGTCCCAGGCCTATGCAGATGACTGGTATTGTTCAAGTATATCTGGATACTCTAACCAGTCCTCTCAGCTGACACCACAGAGAGTAAGACAAGAGCCAGTAATGTCCCCCTGGTTTGAAAACAGTTATGTGGAGCCAACCAGACTGGGAGCAGAAGTCAGAAAACACTCAAAGTCCTGGGACAATATTCTTTATCCTCGTCATGACAGGGAGCAAGCAGTGCCGTGTGGACGCAGCTATGATAATCTGTTATACCAGGGGAGACATGCTCTGTTTCCTAATGATACACCAAAGCCAGTTATACTCAATCTATCTAGTTCACCAAGGCGCTATGCTGCCCTGTCCCTCTCTGAAAACTCCTTGGAGAAAGGTCCAAACAATCCTGGAAGGAACACTAAGGCTGGGCTATGGTTTGTAACTCCTGAGATCACGATAACCGACAATGACATACGCGCACGCAACCACAAACTGCAAGATGTGCGTTCAGCCACCTGGGATGCACTGGATTGTGAAAAGGTGCCAACTCTAAATGTTCTTCGTCATCAAGAGCAGCCATCTGAGTCAGCGGAGCTGACCaaagacagacaacacaaagattatTCCCTGCAGCAGAGCCTAGAGCAACTGGACGAGCTGCTAGCTGATCTTGTCACTGATTACAAACCCTCGACCAGCAGGCGGCCTAGTCAGGATCTAATGGACCAACTAAAACAGTTgattagtgaggatgatgaaaaAGGAAAGCTAATATCTTCAGGCCTAGAGAGTCTAGGAGGCCTAGAGAGTCTAGGAACTCTGAGCTCACCAATCGCCTCCACTAAAACCAGCCCTGACACAATCAAAGACCCAGACAGTGGGTGTGATGGCTTACAGAGCATACAAAGGAGTACAGAGGAGATCTCCCCAGACCACAGCACAGACGACGATGACACCATGATGTGTGCCAACAAGAAGTGCAAGCGTACAGAGACCCTGTTCAATGCCTGTCTTTACTTCAAATCCTGTCATAGTTGCTACACCTTCTACTGCTCCCGGAACTGCCGTCGGGATGACTGGGACAGCCATAAAGAGAACTGTCTATATGGGCGTATCAGTAGTGTGTGCAGGCACATGCTGAAGTACTGCAGAGAGAACTCTGAGATCCATAAAGCCTTCTCTCGCATTGCCAAAGCTGGCTACCTTTCCAGAGGGAGAGGCATTCTTTTCCTGGGCTTTGCTAACCCAGGGACTGCTGACAACTTCCTGAAGGTTGGGCTTGAGAGCCTTGTCATGTCCCCAACATATCTGTCTCTAAGAGAGCTGGACAGCTTCAAAGACAACTTGGGGGATTACTGTAAGGACCTGCAGCAGGCTGGCAATGAGTATGACCCCAATGAATGTTTTCTCTTGAATGTATCCATAGCTGTTGGTGAACTAGTGCCTAACAGACCTTCACCAAGAGTCCAAACACCAACAGTCCGAAAATATGCAAAGATTTCGTTGGCCTCCTCCAGCCCAGATAAAAAGGTCTTCAAGAAGGAAAGTGACATGGAGACACTCATTCTCACCCCGCCACCAGGCACACCTGATATTGACAAAGAGGGAAAGGAGGGTATGAAAGCCAGAGAGATCTGCTTTATCAATATCCAACGTAAGCTCAGGACCAGGGGAGTCTTCCTGCGTCATGAGTATCCCAAAATATACCGTCAACTCTGTGAATTTGTGGAGAGCAACAAGAGATTCACGCCCACTACCATTTACCCCATAGATAAGAGAACAGGGAAGCAGTTCATGTGCATGATCATGGCTGCTTCTGAGCCTAGAAAGCTAGACTGGGTGGGTACACCCCATCTCCTGGATGATATTATATAG